TAGAAAAAATATGCAGTTTTATTATACGTTTTGCACAAATAATATTAAAAGCCTTCCTAAAAGATAGAAATGAGCCAGTTTCTAAAAAAATAGAAAAATACGATTACAAACAGAATACTATCAAACCTGTCTAACAGACCGCCGTGGCCAGGAAATATAGTGCCAGAGTCCTTGATGCCAGCACGTCTTTTTAGAAATGATTCAAACAAATCGCCAAAGAAGCATAGTAGACCAACACTAATACCGATTATTCCTATACGTATAGCAATAGTGAGAAAGCCACTATTTTGTGTAGAAACAAAATAAACAATAAAAAATAATGTAAAAAGGCAGATAATAAAGCCGCCAATAGTGCCTTCCCATGTTTTACCTGGGCTAATACGTGGTGCGATTTTGTATGTACCAAAAAGCGAACCAATCAAATATGCACCGCTGTCAAAGCTATTGACTAACGCAAGCATCAGTAATAATAAATACCGAGCGTGTTCATCTTGATTGAGTAGTATCAACAGCAAAAAAGAAAAAAGTGGATATACTGGTAGCAATACCCAAAAAATCCATGATTGGTGATCAAAAAAATTGCGCCATTCAACTACAATAATATATGTTGCACATGCAACAAAAATCACTGAAAGTACGTAGGTCGGAAGGAAAAAGAAGACAGTAAGAAAAAAAGAAAGTAATAGACTTGCAGTAATAGCTCGCTTTATGAATGTTTGTATAAATTCTGCCTTCATTATACTCCTGTGTATTCTAAGATATCAGAAATACCGATTACTGAGATGAATTTATTATAGATTAAAGGCATCCGCAATATAGGTAACGTGTGTATGTGGTTCAGTTTGTTCAATTAGTGCAACATCAAAGCGGCAGACTTTGTTATATAATTGGGGATGTTTTGCTAAAAATAATTGTGCTGTCTGTATAATTTTACGCTGTTTTTGCCGTGTAATGACATGCCCAATATCAAAATAATTAGTGCGACGCGCTTTTACTTCAATGAATACAACTGTGTCCTTATCTGCGGCAATTATATCAATTTCTCCGCCGCGTACTGAATAATTTTGCGCAAGAATAGTAAAGCCATTTTTGCACAATGCATGAGCAACAGCTTGTTCCGCTTGCTGACCAAACTGCTTTATATCTTTTGTTACTCGTTTAAAAAAGTGTACAGTGGTTGATGTATCAGTCATTTTCTAAAATCTTTTAAACAACGATGTTTTTTTTATCGTGTCACTTGCAGCGAGCGTGAATGGATGCTCGGGGAATTTTTCTGTTAACTCTGTTTGTATTTTCTTGAGTTGCTCAGCATTATGTTGTGCATGAGCTAATTTATATTCAAAATGAAGCAACTGCACTTCTATTTCTGGAACTGCTGACAAAAATTCTTTTTTTACATTGGCAATACGGTGATGTGCACTTTGATAATTACCGCGCTTTATATAAAAATCAATAACGCTTAGCTGCGCTTCAGCAAGCTTTTGATTACAGGTAGAGCCAATTTTTTTTACTTCAGCTGTATAGTGTGTGAATACCCTCTCCCTTTCAAGAAATTGGTCAACAAGTTCAAGAGTTTCTTGCGTTTTGGTTTGATCTCGTGATGTATCTAGTGTTTTATAAAAACAACATAGAATTGCTTTATATAATGTATATTCAGTATTTACATCACTTGGATATAGTTTGCTAAACTCGCGATACAGTTTTTCTGCCTCTTGCAATTTTCCTGTATCAAATAATAAGTCAGCAAGCTCAAGCATAATATCGCGCAGCTCTTTTAAGTCTTGGCATAGCGGAATCATTTTTTGCAGATACTTGATTGTTCCTTCAGTATCTTTATTTTTTGTTAGTTGTATTTTGCGTTTTTTGAGCTCATTATAATCCATGGCACTGATTGTTTTGCGTTTTTTAATAAGTTTGCCAAAGCATGATGGAAGAAAAATAAGAAGTATAATAGCGAGAAGTGCTTTTTTCATATAAACTTTATACTTTTTGTTACAAAATCTGTAGAAAATACCTTTATAAAAAGACTACCCCAAATAACAAAAAATACAACCAAAATACTACCGTATTACCTGAGAGTGTGTTATGGTGAAACCTATAATATAGGAAAGGTATTGTTATGGCGCAAAATAATCCGCGTCCTGAGCCCCAAAATATAGGTGATTTACTTGTTGTTGCTGGTGTAATTACTAAAGAGCAACTCGAAGAGAGCATGGAAGCCGTTGCACAAACAGGCCAAGCGTTGCATACATATCTTTTAGAAAAAAATATGATTACTCAGGTGCAACTTGCACATGCATTTGCCCAATATGCTCATACTGATTATATTGAATTGATTTCTGAAGCAATGACAGATCTTGATATACTTGCCAAAGTACCACTTACTTTTTTGCGAGATAATGTGGTTATGCCGTTACTTATTGATGGCCAGTTGACTATTGTAACTGATAATCCAGTTAATTTTCAGCCATTAGACGAATTGAATATGCTACTTGGTGGCGGTGCTCGTTATGTTGTTTCTACAAAACATATCATTATTGATGCACTCAATCGTTTTTATCCGCTTGAGGGTGCAAAAAAAGCAATTGAGGAGCTTGGCAAAGAAGAAGAAGAGCTTGGTGAAGTGGATTTGCGCTCAATTGATGAAAAAGATATTTCTGCAATAGCCGACCAGGCACCGATTATTAAATTAGTTAACAACATTCTATTGCAGGCGACTAAGCGTGGTGCTTCTGATATTCATATTGAACCGTTTGAAAAAGAAGTACGTGTGCGTTACCGCATTGATGGAGTAATGTACGATATTATGACGCCGCCTAAACGAATTCAGGGTGCGCTTGCTTCTCGTATAAAAATTATGGCAAATCTTAATATTGCAGAAAAACGTATTCCACAAGATGGTAGAATTGATATTAAGGTTGCCGGTAAACCATACGATATTCGTGTTTCAGTATTACCTGTTGCATTTGGTGAACGTATTGTGATGCGTATTTTGGATAAATCACGTACCTTTGGAAAATTAAAGGATCTTGGTTTTTCCGATCGCGATCTTCAACTTATTGCTGATTCGATTGGTAAACCAAATGGTATTATTTATGTTACCGGGCCTACTGGTTCTGGTAAAACAAGTACGTTATATTGTGTACTTGGCGAATTGAACAAACCTGATGTTAATATTATTACTGTAGAAGATCCGGTTGAGTATCAAACACCCGGTATTGGGCAAGTACATGTGCAAGAAAAAGTTGGATTAACATTTGCCGCCGCGTTGCGTTCAATTCTGCGGCAAGATCCAGATATTGTAATGATTGGTGAAACGCGAGACCAAGAGACAGCACAAATTGCGATTCAAGCAGCGCTTACAGGTCACCTGGTGCTCAGTACGCTACATACCAACAGTGCACCAGCAACTATTACCCGCTTGCTTGATATGGGCGTTGAGCCTTTTTTAATTGCATCATCAATTGTGCTTGCAATGGCGCAACGGCTTGTGCGTAGATTATGCAATATATGCAAAAAGGCACACAAGCCATCAGCAGATTTATTGCGTAACATGGGACTTTCACAACAAGAAGCGGATATGATTTCATTTTATGAAGCACATGGATGTGAAGAATGCGGTGGTACGGGGTATAAAGGGCGTATTGCAATTTTTGAGTTAATGGCAATGACTCCTGATATAGCTCGTTTGACTATGGCACGTGCTGATACCTCGCAACTACGTAAACAGGCAATTGCCAATGGCATGACGCTTTTAATTGAAGATGGATTACGTCATATTAAAGCGGGGGAAACGACTATTGAAGAAGTCCTTTCAGTTGCAACTATTGAAC
The genomic region above belongs to Candidatus Dependentiae bacterium and contains:
- the bamD gene encoding outer membrane protein assembly factor BamD; protein product: MKKALLAIILLIFLPSCFGKLIKKRKTISAMDYNELKKRKIQLTKNKDTEGTIKYLQKMIPLCQDLKELRDIMLELADLLFDTGKLQEAEKLYREFSKLYPSDVNTEYTLYKAILCCFYKTLDTSRDQTKTQETLELVDQFLERERVFTHYTAEVKKIGSTCNQKLAEAQLSVIDFYIKRGNYQSAHHRIANVKKEFLSAVPEIEVQLLHFEYKLAHAQHNAEQLKKIQTELTEKFPEHPFTLAASDTIKKTSLFKRF
- the gspE gene encoding type II secretion system ATPase GspE: MAQNNPRPEPQNIGDLLVVAGVITKEQLEESMEAVAQTGQALHTYLLEKNMITQVQLAHAFAQYAHTDYIELISEAMTDLDILAKVPLTFLRDNVVMPLLIDGQLTIVTDNPVNFQPLDELNMLLGGGARYVVSTKHIIIDALNRFYPLEGAKKAIEELGKEEEELGEVDLRSIDEKDISAIADQAPIIKLVNNILLQATKRGASDIHIEPFEKEVRVRYRIDGVMYDIMTPPKRIQGALASRIKIMANLNIAEKRIPQDGRIDIKVAGKPYDIRVSVLPVAFGERIVMRILDKSRTFGKLKDLGFSDRDLQLIADSIGKPNGIIYVTGPTGSGKTSTLYCVLGELNKPDVNIITVEDPVEYQTPGIGQVHVQEKVGLTFAAALRSILRQDPDIVMIGETRDQETAQIAIQAALTGHLVLSTLHTNSAPATITRLLDMGVEPFLIASSIVLAMAQRLVRRLCNICKKAHKPSADLLRNMGLSQQEADMISFYEAHGCEECGGTGYKGRIAIFELMAMTPDIARLTMARADTSQLRKQAIANGMTLLIEDGLRHIKAGETTIEEVLSVATIEHEVIE
- a CDS encoding YraN family protein, coding for MTDTSTTVHFFKRVTKDIKQFGQQAEQAVAHALCKNGFTILAQNYSVRGGEIDIIAADKDTVVFIEVKARRTNYFDIGHVITRQKQRKIIQTAQLFLAKHPQLYNKVCRFDVALIEQTEPHTHVTYIADAFNL
- a CDS encoding phosphatidate cytidylyltransferase, whose protein sequence is MKAEFIQTFIKRAITASLLLSFFLTVFFFLPTYVLSVIFVACATYIIVVEWRNFFDHQSWIFWVLLPVYPLFSFLLLILLNQDEHARYLLLLMLALVNSFDSGAYLIGSLFGTYKIAPRISPGKTWEGTIGGFIICLFTLFFIVYFVSTQNSGFLTIAIRIGIIGISVGLLCFFGDLFESFLKRRAGIKDSGTIFPGHGGLLDRFDSILFVIVFFYFFRNWLISIF